In Pleurocapsa sp. PCC 7319, the following are encoded in one genomic region:
- a CDS encoding TIGR03943 family protein, whose protein sequence is MRLTSAKNKKNLLFSWLEGLSLLAWGILLLKYTLTGQYKLLIHPNYFSLVLGSGIVLIILGIIKIESIVKNRAQNNREHITLFPPGLGSRLLLLVAIAGLLIPPKVLTSQTALKRGVGDLPFTTIQPQAFRTATKTESRSLIEWIRTINAYPEPDAYSGQAANITGFVLHLPELPNNYIMLSRFVVTCCAVDAYPIGIPVKLETSRSNYPVDSWLTVRGVMSAETIPVKDRADDQAVAQKRSVVLNARSITTIPTPADPYSYR, encoded by the coding sequence ATGCGTTTGACTTCTGCTAAAAATAAAAAAAACTTGTTATTCTCTTGGTTAGAAGGATTGAGTTTACTAGCCTGGGGAATTTTACTCTTAAAATATACCTTGACAGGACAGTATAAGTTATTAATCCATCCTAACTATTTCAGCTTGGTATTAGGTAGTGGCATAGTTTTAATTATTTTGGGCATCATTAAAATTGAGTCTATTGTCAAAAATAGAGCGCAAAATAATCGCGAACACATCACCTTATTTCCTCCAGGTTTGGGCAGTAGATTATTATTGCTCGTAGCGATCGCAGGATTATTAATTCCACCGAAAGTTTTGACCAGCCAAACTGCTCTCAAAAGAGGTGTGGGAGATTTACCTTTTACCACAATTCAACCCCAAGCTTTTCGTACCGCTACTAAAACCGAATCGCGATCGCTGATCGAATGGATCAGGACAATTAACGCCTATCCCGAACCCGATGCCTACAGTGGACAAGCAGCCAACATTACGGGTTTTGTCCTACATTTACCAGAACTGCCAAACAACTACATAATGCTTTCTCGCTTTGTTGTTACCTGTTGTGCGGTAGATGCCTATCCTATAGGTATCCCCGTTAAACTAGAAACTAGCCGTAGTAATTATCCTGTAGATAGTTGGCTGACTGTTCGGGGGGTAATGAGTGCCGAAACTATACCTGTCAAAGATCGAGCAGACGATCAAGCTGTTGCTCAAAAACGTTCTGTCGTCTTAAATGCACGCTCGATTACCACAATTCCCACTCCTGCCGATCCCTATAGTTATCGATGA